The following is a genomic window from Caproiciproducens sp. CPB-2.
TTCTTGAAAACCATTTACATCCTAAACTAATCCAATGTTTACGCCATTTTGCAATAGATTCATCTTTATTTGGAAAGTCGTCGCACCCAAATTGAAATCCGCAGCAGGGACAAACTTCATCAGAACCTACGCCACGATTGTCATAAGCGGGATTTAACAGTCCATCATATTTACATACAGGACAGATATTCTTCATTAGTTATACCTCCAATAATTAAATTTATTCTCCAGGCTGGTTATCAAAGTACTTTTGGCCGCCGCGTGGTTTAAAGAAAGTTCTGGTTGTTCCATCAGAATTATATGATCCAAAAGTATTTGTTTCAGGATCATAAACTCTGATAATACCATCCATATCTGTTTTCACTTGATAGCGATCTCGCTCCTGAAAAACCTATTTGCCTGTTGTGCATAATTTTCTTCATTTGGAGCACCAAAATCATTGCCATGTCTGTCAAAGTGATCAGGGAGCGCTTCACGATTGCCCCATGTCCGACTACCTCCCCCTCCTCCGCCGAATCCGGATGTGATAACATATCCGCCTGTTTTAATTACATAATGTCCGTTGACTTCTTTTGGTTCCTCAAGCAACTGTGTCGATCCTGCTTTGTAACAGCTATTATCCACAAACCCGTAAAAAGTCTTTTTATGTGGCAGATTGTTAGTTTTGGAGTAATCAACCTTGATAACATGGCCCTTCATTTCGGGAAACGGATCACAGTAGCAAATAACCGCTTTCGGCTCAATACGTCGGAGCATTTCGTTGTAGCCTTGTAGAAAAAAATCCTTTTCTTTTTTTACACCCAATGTAGAAAGTGCAACAACGGAGTTCTTTTCGATTCCATCAAAACAATACCAATAGCTTTGAGGTTGTCCCCAATACACGGTAGGGATTACCGTAAATCCTTTAGACTGTAAGTATGCACCGCACCACCTCGAACGGAATGTGTTGTAAATTTGCAACGATACCGGCATGGTATAATAGGCGCTAAATTGAGGTGACAATACCCCTTTGTACTGACTAAGTTTTTCAAGACGCGGCTCAGGATCATTCCAGACGACTTCAAATTTGTAATCATCCAAAAAAAAGTGGACAAAACTTTGCTCATTAGCTTTATCGCCGGGTTTAATTTGGTCATAACCAATCAGTTGAACATCTTTGAGGTCAATGTTCTGCCGACAAATAATTGGCATTTCAAAGACCCCATCACTCTTGAATTGATTTCTCAGAAACAACGGGTTGCTTCTGAATTCTTCACTAGTCACACTTTTCACCCTTTGGAAAGTTTAGTAGGCAAAAAATATGCCTCCACATATACCCCCAAAAAGGATAAGAATTGCATTGAAAAGGGCAACATTATTTAGATTTATAAAGATATATTATCATAAACTTTTGATATAAGGGTAATTTCAAGATATTTTTTAATAAATTAAACCTAATAATGGCAGAAAACAAAGGCAGGCTGACATATCATCAGCTTGCCTTTGTCGTTATGACCACTCGAGGGTCATTCGCAATGGTGCGGATAACAGGACTTGAAGGTATTGGCACATTCCGCCCGCGTTCCGCGAGTCCCTCAGTTCTTCTTTCTGCAATAAATTCCCCAGCCATTTCTCCGGACCTGCGCCGGCAGATTTTCGCCGGTCATCGTACAAAAATAGCGGTCCGGCCCTTCGGGCCGAACCGCCATTTTGGTGCGGATAACAGGACTTGAACCTGCACGAGGGTTACTCACCAGAACCTAAATCTGGCGTGTCTGCCAATTCCACCATATCCGCGTGCGAAAGCTATTATACCGTAATAACAGCTTTTTTGCAAGCCCTTTATCCGCCCAGAATCCCCTGCTCCAGCATGGACTGGGCGGCCAGCATCGCACCGAGACGGCCGCTGTGGTAGTTCAGCCCGCCCTGCATCCACGCGGCGTAAGGCTCGCGCAGGGGCGCGTCCGCGGAAAGCTCAATGGAAGCGCCGAGCGTGAACGCGCCCGCCGCCATAATGACCTTGCAGTCGTAGCCGGGCATATCCCAAGGCTCCGGGGTCACAAAGGAATCCACGGGAGCGCCCTTCTGCACCCCTTTGCAGAAAGCGATCAGCGCCTCTTCCCCGCGCAGCAGCACGGCCTGGATGATATCGGCGCGCGGCTCGTCATACTTCGGGGTGACGTCGTATCCGAAAAGGCTGAACAGCGCCGCGGTAAACGAGGCGGTTTTCAGCGCTTCGCCGGTGACGTGCGGCGCGTGGAAAGCGCCCATGAACAGCTCCCGGTTGTTGCCGAGGGTCGCGCCGATTTCGCGGCCGGTGCCCGGCGTGGTCAGGCGGTAGGAACAGCTTTCCACCAGATCCTTTCGCCCGGCGATATACCCCCCGGTAGGCGCGACGCCGCCGCCCGGATTTTTGATCAGCGAACCGGCCATCAGGTCCGCCCCGCGGCCCACCGGTTCCGCCGTCTGGACGAATTCGCCGTAGCAGTTGTCCACCATCACGATGCAGTCCGGCGCCTTGGATTTTGCGATCTTCGCTATTTTTTCAATATCCTCCACAAAAAGGGAGGGCCTCAGGCTGTATCCGCACGAGCGCTGGATATAGACCATCCTGATTTTGGGATTGACCCGCCGCCCGATTTCCTCATAATCAGGCGTCCCGTCCGCTTTCAGCTCCAGCTGTTCGTACCGGATGCCAAACTCCTTTAAGGAGCCGTTGCCGTCGCCGGTAAGGCCGATGACCCCGCGCAGGGTGTCGTAGGGAATCCCCGTTACGCTGAGCATGATGTCGCCCGGGCGCAGCACCCCGAACAGCGCCACCGTCAGCGCGTGGGTGCCGCTGACGAAATTGCAGCGCACAAGCGCGTCCTGAGCGCCGAGCGCCGCGGCATAAACCGCGTCCAGCGCGTCGCGCCCGCGGTCGCCGTAACCGTAACCGGTGGACGCCGCAAAATGGCTTTCGCTGACCCCCGCCCGATGAAACGCCGCGATCATTTTTTGCTGATTGTAATCGGTAGTCCCGTCAATTCTTTCCAGAACCGGCGCAATCATTTTCGACGCCTTTTCCGCGGCGTCCTTTATCTTTTGATCGATTGTGAAAGAAGGGTAAAGCATGTTTGTTCCTCAACTATTCCTCATCATTGACAAAACGGACCACGGGCTTGCCGTCCCGGCCCAGAAGCGGAGTCAGCCCGCCCGCATGCTGAAGATATCAAATCTTCATTTCTGAAAATTCCCCGCATCCGGAAAAGCCATAGGAGCGGTAGAAATCCTCGTTTTCATCCTGAGCGCGCAAAATAAAAATCCTTTTGCCCGGCAGCTGGGAAATCACCGCGGAAAGCGTTTCATGCCCCAGACCTTTTCTTCGATGTTCAGGGTCCACGCAGACCGCCGACAGCACGGCCGTCTGTTCCGTCCGGGTGGAACAGATCGCGCAGGAAACCAGCCTGTCCCCCTGACGGATTCCCGCCGTCACGGCGGTATCGTGACGGATGCGGTGGGACATATCCATATAAAACGGCTCGAACTCCGGCGGCGTAAAGCTTTCCGAAGCGCAGGCCGAAAGGAGCGCGTGAATGTCGCGCAAGCTGGGGTTCGCTTCAAACGGGGACCTCGGCTGCACGGGCGAAGCATTGTCATAACGCATGATCTGCCCGCGCTTTGTAACCGGGAACCCGATTTTCCGCGCCGCGTCGGAGCCGCAGAGCAAACGGTCCGCACCCGTCATACGGATAAAATCGGCCAATTCCTCAAAATCCGCTTCCCCGGCGTCCAGAATCACCGTATCGTCCAGCTTGCACAGCAGCGTACCGGTTTCCTCCTGCACCCAGAACTGGGCAAACGGTTCGTTCAGGCCGTAGGCCTGTGCGGTGGAAAGGATCTGACACCCAAACACTGTCGCGCCGAACGGGGAAAGGGCCTCTTCATATTCTACTTTTTTAATCATCTTGTTCCTCGCCCGCAATCCTGTCCGCAAGCTCACAAACAAGCTTCTGCGCGGAAATGAAGTCCTCCTGTGCTATCAGGCTCACCGCGGAGTGCAGGTACCTGCACGGGAGGGAAACCGCAACGGTTCTTACCCCTCCGCGGGAAACGTGGATGGCGCCGGCGTCGTTTCCGCCCGCGACAGCCCGTTTCGGCTGGCAGCTTACCCCGGCCTTTTTCGCCGCCTGAAACGCCAGATGATAGTATTCCTTATCGTAAATCGTACGCTTGTCCATAAAGGAGATCACCGCGCCGCCGCCGACAAAGCAGACCCGGTTTTCTTTATCCACCCCGGCCACATCCGCCGCCGTGGTGCTTTCCAGAACGATCGCCGCCTGCGGCTCCACCGCAAAGGCCGCCGTCCGGGAACCCGTCAGCCCGGTTTCCTCCTGTACGGCGAACACAAAATACAGATCGTATTTCTGCTCGCTCTGAATCATATGGATGAGCATGGCGCACCCGGCCCGGTCGTCGAGCGCGCGGCTCTTGATCATGCCGTGGGCCGTGTCGAAAACAGAGTCGAAGGTGACCGGGTCCCCGGGGGCGACATACCGCTCCGCTTCTTCCCGGTCCTTCGCGCCGATATCGATATATAATTCCTTCACCGGCACGGACTTTTCCTTTTCTTCCTCTTCCAGAAGATGAATCGGCTTTGCGCCGATCACCCCGCCGACCTCCGCGCCGACCTCCGCGCCGACCGTGACCGGCCTGCCGCAGAGGACGCGGCGGTCTATGCCGCCGACGGGTTCGAATTTCAAAAGGCCGTCGTCCGTAATATCGGTCACGATCATACCGACCTCGTCCATATGGGCGTTCAGCATCAGCTTGGTTTTGGGGCGTTTCGCGCCCTTTTTAAAGACGATGAGACTGCCGAGCGGAGTGGTTTCAATGCTCGTGGCGTACGGTTTGATCTCCTCGAGAATGATCTTCCGCACTTCGTCCTCCTGTCCGGAAATGCCGCGCGCCGTACACAGGCGCTCCAGAAGCTTCCAGTCCATCACTCCACCCCCTTGATGTATTCCGCGATCAGCCTTGCGGTATTTTCCAGATCCGTAAGGTCGACGACCTCGACCGGCGTGTGCATGTACCGGAGCGGGATGGAAACCAGCTCCGCCTTCACGCCCCGTCGCGTCGCCGCGATCCCGTCGGAATTCGTTCCCGTCGAGCCGCCCATCACGTCGAGCTTATAGGGAATCCCGTTCTTTTTCGCCGTTTCGATCATCCCGCCGGCCATTTCACGGTCGAGCGGGGGCGCGATGCCGATCATCGGGCCGCCGCCCAGCTTCCCGCATTTTTCCGGAGGGACATGCGGCTGTTTGGCAAAGCTGACGTCCACGATCACCGCATGGGTCGGGTTGACGGAATAGGCGCCCGTCAAA
Proteins encoded in this region:
- a CDS encoding DUF4417 domain-containing protein, with amino-acid sequence MTSEEFRSNPLFLRNQFKSDGVFEMPIICRQNIDLKDVQLIGYDQIKPGDKANEQSFVHFFLDDYKFEVVWNDPEPRLEKLSQYKGVLSPQFSAYYTMPVSLQIYNTFRSRWCGAYLQSKGFTVIPTVYWGQPQSYWYCFDGIEKNSVVALSTLGVKKEKDFFLQGYNEMLRRIEPKAVICYCDPFPEMKGHVIKVDYSKTNNLPHKKTFYGFVDNSCYKAGSTQLLEEPKEVNGHYVIKTGGYVITSGFGGGGGGSRTWGNREALPDHFDRHGNDFGAPNEENYAQQANRFFRSEIAIK
- a CDS encoding GNAT family N-acetyltransferase, with translation MIKKVEYEEALSPFGATVFGCQILSTAQAYGLNEPFAQFWVQEETGTLLCKLDDTVILDAGEADFEELADFIRMTGADRLLCGSDAARKIGFPVTKRGQIMRYDNASPVQPRSPFEANPSLRDIHALLSACASESFTPPEFEPFYMDMSHRIRHDTAVTAGIRQGDRLVSCAICSTRTEQTAVLSAVCVDPEHRRKGLGHETLSAVISQLPGKRIFILRAQDENEDFYRSYGFSGCGEFSEMKI
- a CDS encoding methionine gamma-lyase family protein, with amino-acid sequence MLYPSFTIDQKIKDAAEKASKMIAPVLERIDGTTDYNQQKMIAAFHRAGVSESHFAASTGYGYGDRGRDALDAVYAAALGAQDALVRCNFVSGTHALTVALFGVLRPGDIMLSVTGIPYDTLRGVIGLTGDGNGSLKEFGIRYEQLELKADGTPDYEEIGRRVNPKIRMVYIQRSCGYSLRPSLFVEDIEKIAKIAKSKAPDCIVMVDNCYGEFVQTAEPVGRGADLMAGSLIKNPGGGVAPTGGYIAGRKDLVESCSYRLTTPGTGREIGATLGNNRELFMGAFHAPHVTGEALKTASFTAALFSLFGYDVTPKYDEPRADIIQAVLLRGEEALIAFCKGVQKGAPVDSFVTPEPWDMPGYDCKVIMAAGAFTLGASIELSADAPLREPYAAWMQGGLNYHSGRLGAMLAAQSMLEQGILGG
- a CDS encoding M42 family metallopeptidase, coding for MDWKLLERLCTARGISGQEDEVRKIILEEIKPYATSIETTPLGSLIVFKKGAKRPKTKLMLNAHMDEVGMIVTDITDDGLLKFEPVGGIDRRVLCGRPVTVGAEVGAEVGGVIGAKPIHLLEEEEKEKSVPVKELYIDIGAKDREEAERYVAPGDPVTFDSVFDTAHGMIKSRALDDRAGCAMLIHMIQSEQKYDLYFVFAVQEETGLTGSRTAAFAVEPQAAIVLESTTAADVAGVDKENRVCFVGGGAVISFMDKRTIYDKEYYHLAFQAAKKAGVSCQPKRAVAGGNDAGAIHVSRGGVRTVAVSLPCRYLHSAVSLIAQEDFISAQKLVCELADRIAGEEQDD